The following proteins come from a genomic window of Amyelois transitella isolate CPQ chromosome 24, ilAmyTran1.1, whole genome shotgun sequence:
- the LOC132903320 gene encoding uncharacterized protein LOC132903320 isoform X1 — MTEAGFVKAQSDNLPKIDAFMMTSYFASNPDFTSAEIRGVKAARSTRESYGDSAVGYVQVKRDGDICVVKARITPKHNVRQKCYAVICTCNETEETILSVQCEDCAAHLGGCKHSITFLAWLHRRSEDLSTTSIECYWKKSKLSSVGTSQKIIKAKDMYTKTPKHDLVPTSSNSESFLTVVKNNCTLVGDINNHLIKFYTAPSTVEKLSIHHLLSTSTATNPADFIEYCQTIMTADACKEAAIATLDQNDCPLWHELRYGRITASKAYEAAHCQTIDGTLMETILGACKLKDTEAMKRGRLLESQVLKEVEKKCNIKIDKCGLKLSSTYPIMGASPDGESSVYSIEIKCPTSVKAMGRYISSENKVTAKYMAQVQLQMHFSNKVKALFCVADPDFEKTKKILIIEVNYDQQLCENLLEKCNIFWIKAIFPKLFMNR, encoded by the exons ATGACTGAAGCTGGTTTTGTCAAAGCACAATCGGACAATCTACCGAAAATAGATGCATTTATGATGACATCATATTTTGCATCAAATCCCGATTTTACGAGCGCAGAGATCAGAGGAGTGAAAGCTGCaag GTCTACACGAGAATCTTACGGTGATTCAGCAGTTGGATATGTCCAAGTAAAACGAGATGGAGACATATGTGTTGTTAAGGCTCGGATTACACCTAAGCATAATGTACGACAAAAATGTTATGCTGTAATTTGCACTTGCAATGAAACAGAAGAAACTATTCTCTCTGTTCAATGTGAGGATTGTGCTGCACatttag GTGGATGTAAGCATTCTATAACTTTTTTAGCATGGCTACATCGGCGTAGTGAAGATCTATCAACAACAAGCATTGAgtgttattggaaaaaatCCAAATTATCATCGGTTGGTACTAGccagaaaattataaaagctaAAGATATGTATACAAAAACACCTAAACATGACCTTGTGCCAACATCTTCGAATAGTGAAAGCTTTCTCACGGTTGTGAAAAATAATTGCACTTTGGTTGGTGATATAAACAatcatttaattaagttttatacaGCGCCCAGCACAGTGGAAAAATTGTCAATACACCATCTTCTGTCCACAAGCACAGCTACAAACCCTGCTGATTTTATAGAATATTGCCAAACGATTATGACAGCAGATGCATGCAAAGAAGCTGCAATAGCTACTTTAGACCAAAATGATTGTCCATTGTGGCACGAGTTGAGATATGGAAGAATCACAGCTTCAAAAGCTTATGAAGCTGCTCATTGCCAAACTATTGATGGAACATTAATGGAGACCATTTTAGGAGCATGTAAATTGAAGGACACGGAGGC TATGAAAAGGGGAAGATTGTTggaaagtcaggttttaaaggaagtagaaaaaaaatgtaatataaaaatagataaatgtGGATTAAAGTTAAGTAGTACATATCCTATTATGGGTGCTTCTCCAGATGGTGAAAGTAGTGTGTATAGTATAGAAATAAAGTGCCCAACATCAGTAAAAGCAATGGGACGATATATAAGCTCAGAAAATAAAGTGACTGCCAAATACATGGCACAAGTGCAACTGCAGATGCATTTTTCTAATAAAGTAAAGGCACTGTTTTGTGTTGCTGATCCAgattttgaaaaaactaaaaaaatattaatcataGAAGTCAACTACGACCAGCAACTATGTGAAAATTTGTTAGAAAAATGCAACATTTTTTGGATTAAAGCCATCTTTCCTAAACTATTTATGAatagatag
- the LOC106139492 gene encoding uncharacterized protein LOC106139492, translated as MSDNLAKVYKSNRGGLKLHYEGFSYYKNKVNNTKFYWCCDSRKHYIYKCCATLVTEVNSANDMIHNVLKCSNKHNHEPNPLDKEISDFRQKLKEDARTGLKVCQILQNNQSDCTPEFLDHLPSQSALKQVMYRARSKVPKKKEPTDILFEIDESEMQINGQCFVIKDRIYNNNKRILLLSTKNMMQLLQQADFWVLDGTFKIVPHIFQQLYTIHGNLSVTGNKTKTFPLLYCLCTNKDKKTYDMIFELLQEYGVENDLEFHPKICILDFEKAAIQSLKSNFENVILHGCHFHLGQILYRQVQQRGLTQRYASDIKFKTDVKCLLALSFLPPNEIPIYFNKLLVSYKDDDDIISLAHWFEENYVSGTCSAPARYIPEFWSCELINTLKLPRTQNSAEAWHHHINQIIDKKSPGFYHLIKELIKETIIKESEIEKMLCGSPPEKKRRKYIIKDEKLKKIIEIKENLNEIKYLKEISKII; from the exons atgtctgATAATTTAGCAAAAGTGTATAAATCCAATAGAGGtggattaaaattacattatgaaGGAttcagttattataaaaacaaagtgaACAATACTAAATTTTACTGGTGCTGTGATTCACGAAAACActacatttataaatgttgtgcaacATTAGTTACAGAAGTAAATAGTGCAAATGATATGatacataatgttttaaaatgcaGTAATAAGCACAATCATGAGCCAAATCCACTTGATAAAGAAATCTCGGATTTTAGGCAAAAATTGAAAGAGGATGCAAGAACCGGATTAAAGGTATGccaaattttgcaaaataatcAAAGTGATTGCACTCCAGAATTTCTAGATCATTTACCTAGTCAATCAGCTCTTAAGCAGGTGATGTATAGAGCTAGATCAAAGGTCCCAAAAAAGAAAGAGCCCactgatattttatttgaaatagatGAAAgtgaaatgcaaataaatggTCAATGTTTTGTCATCAAAGATCggatttacaataataataagcgAATTTTGTTACTGTCAACGAAAAACATGATGCAATTATTGCAACAAGCAGATTTTTGGGTCCTTGATGGTACATTTAAGATTGTGCCACACATATTTCAACAATTATACACCATACATGGTAATTTATCAGTAAcaggaaataaaacaaaaacgttCCCTTTACTGTATTGTTTATGCACAAACAAAGATAAGAAAACATACGACAtgatatttgaattattacaAGAATACGGAGTGGAAAATGATTTAGAATTTCAtccaaaaatatgtattttggaCTTCGAAAAGGCGGCaatccaaagtttaaaatctaattttgaGAATGTGATACTACATGGCTGCCACTTTCATCTCGGGCAAATATTATATCGGCAAGTTCAACAAAGGGGTTTAACACAAAGATATGCAAGtgatataaagtttaaaacagaTGTAAAATGTCTTTTGGCACTGAGTTTTTTGCCTCCGAACGAGAttcctatatattttaataaattactcgTCAGTTATAAag acgacgatgatattatttctttagccCATTGGTTTGAAGAAAATTATGTTAGTGGCACTTGCAGTGCCCCCGCAAGATATATTCCGGAATTTTGGAGCTGCGAGttgataaatacattaaaattgcCACGAACTCAAAATTCAGCGGAAGCTTGGCATCATCACATTAACcaaataatagataaaaaatctCCCGGATTTTATCACCTTATAAAAGAACTTATAAAAGAGACAATAATAAAGGAATCAGAGATAGAAAAGATGTTATGCGGATCACcgcctgaaaaaaaaagaagaaagtatatcattaaagatgaaaaattgaaaaaaataatagaaattaaagaaaatcttaatgaaataaaatacttgaaagaaatttcaaaaataatttga
- the LOC132903320 gene encoding uncharacterized protein LOC132903320 isoform X2, which produces MTEAGFVKAQSDNLPKIDAFMMTSYFASNPDFTSAEIRGVKAARSTRESYGDSAVGYVQVKRDGDICVVKARITPKHNVRQKCYAVICTCNETEETILSVQCEDCAAHLAWLHRRSEDLSTTSIECYWKKSKLSSVGTSQKIIKAKDMYTKTPKHDLVPTSSNSESFLTVVKNNCTLVGDINNHLIKFYTAPSTVEKLSIHHLLSTSTATNPADFIEYCQTIMTADACKEAAIATLDQNDCPLWHELRYGRITASKAYEAAHCQTIDGTLMETILGACKLKDTEAMKRGRLLESQVLKEVEKKCNIKIDKCGLKLSSTYPIMGASPDGESSVYSIEIKCPTSVKAMGRYISSENKVTAKYMAQVQLQMHFSNKVKALFCVADPDFEKTKKILIIEVNYDQQLCENLLEKCNIFWIKAIFPKLFMNR; this is translated from the exons ATGACTGAAGCTGGTTTTGTCAAAGCACAATCGGACAATCTACCGAAAATAGATGCATTTATGATGACATCATATTTTGCATCAAATCCCGATTTTACGAGCGCAGAGATCAGAGGAGTGAAAGCTGCaag GTCTACACGAGAATCTTACGGTGATTCAGCAGTTGGATATGTCCAAGTAAAACGAGATGGAGACATATGTGTTGTTAAGGCTCGGATTACACCTAAGCATAATGTACGACAAAAATGTTATGCTGTAATTTGCACTTGCAATGAAACAGAAGAAACTATTCTCTCTGTTCAATGTGAGGATTGTGCTGCACatttag CATGGCTACATCGGCGTAGTGAAGATCTATCAACAACAAGCATTGAgtgttattggaaaaaatCCAAATTATCATCGGTTGGTACTAGccagaaaattataaaagctaAAGATATGTATACAAAAACACCTAAACATGACCTTGTGCCAACATCTTCGAATAGTGAAAGCTTTCTCACGGTTGTGAAAAATAATTGCACTTTGGTTGGTGATATAAACAatcatttaattaagttttatacaGCGCCCAGCACAGTGGAAAAATTGTCAATACACCATCTTCTGTCCACAAGCACAGCTACAAACCCTGCTGATTTTATAGAATATTGCCAAACGATTATGACAGCAGATGCATGCAAAGAAGCTGCAATAGCTACTTTAGACCAAAATGATTGTCCATTGTGGCACGAGTTGAGATATGGAAGAATCACAGCTTCAAAAGCTTATGAAGCTGCTCATTGCCAAACTATTGATGGAACATTAATGGAGACCATTTTAGGAGCATGTAAATTGAAGGACACGGAGGC TATGAAAAGGGGAAGATTGTTggaaagtcaggttttaaaggaagtagaaaaaaaatgtaatataaaaatagataaatgtGGATTAAAGTTAAGTAGTACATATCCTATTATGGGTGCTTCTCCAGATGGTGAAAGTAGTGTGTATAGTATAGAAATAAAGTGCCCAACATCAGTAAAAGCAATGGGACGATATATAAGCTCAGAAAATAAAGTGACTGCCAAATACATGGCACAAGTGCAACTGCAGATGCATTTTTCTAATAAAGTAAAGGCACTGTTTTGTGTTGCTGATCCAgattttgaaaaaactaaaaaaatattaatcataGAAGTCAACTACGACCAGCAACTATGTGAAAATTTGTTAGAAAAATGCAACATTTTTTGGATTAAAGCCATCTTTCCTAAACTATTTATGAatagatag